Proteins co-encoded in one Anaerobaca lacustris genomic window:
- a CDS encoding tyrosine-type recombinase/integrase, which yields MRKPWVYKRKHIKGWWCGWYEGGKRKAKALPTKSLAEHFRHIKYTQLNSDVFTSVVDFDWRHMVEEYRRFKQVEGRKDASIYEVLLTLRHFERLVGSGSSKQITQQSLDAFVLKRSEEVGKSTLNKDITNLRAFLKWAVRNRLVASGLEIRKVKVPQKPVIALTAEQVKDLLAAASRYPTLRLRVLLAVTTGLRRGDIETIRIGDVHFDRQTISTRNRKAGKAMPERPVPEETMTELSNYVATLPDGQERLLPDRFSPKKWDRIRDQVKFPGLTFQVLRKTFASLLAQRGVSTAVTQRLLEHSSPQLTNDVYTNVDPVLRQAISLLPVAGWALNPSVSQ from the coding sequence ATGAGAAAACCATGGGTCTACAAACGAAAGCACATCAAAGGATGGTGGTGCGGGTGGTATGAAGGCGGCAAGAGGAAAGCCAAGGCATTGCCGACCAAGAGCCTGGCCGAGCACTTTCGCCACATCAAGTACACCCAACTCAACTCGGATGTGTTCACCAGCGTGGTTGACTTCGACTGGCGACACATGGTTGAAGAATACAGGCGATTCAAGCAAGTGGAAGGCCGCAAGGATGCGTCGATCTATGAGGTCCTGCTGACGCTGCGGCATTTCGAACGACTGGTTGGCTCGGGTTCCTCGAAGCAGATCACACAACAGAGCTTGGATGCGTTCGTCCTAAAACGCAGTGAAGAGGTGGGCAAGAGCACGCTGAACAAGGACATCACGAACCTGCGCGCCTTCCTCAAGTGGGCCGTCAGGAATCGCTTGGTCGCCTCCGGCCTGGAGATCCGGAAAGTCAAGGTGCCGCAGAAACCCGTCATTGCGCTCACCGCCGAGCAGGTGAAAGACCTGCTGGCTGCTGCCTCACGGTATCCGACTTTGCGTCTGCGGGTGTTGCTGGCCGTGACGACAGGGCTTCGACGCGGCGATATCGAAACGATCCGCATTGGCGACGTTCACTTCGATCGACAGACGATTTCCACCCGGAACCGCAAGGCCGGCAAAGCGATGCCGGAACGCCCTGTTCCCGAGGAGACGATGACCGAATTGTCCAACTATGTCGCCACGCTTCCCGATGGCCAGGAGAGGCTGCTTCCGGACAGGTTCAGCCCGAAAAAGTGGGACCGGATACGCGACCAAGTCAAATTCCCCGGTCTGACATTCCAGGTTCTGCGGAAGACCTTTGCCTCGCTGCTGGCTCAAAGGGGCGTGTCCACGGCCGTGACGCAGCGGCTGCTGGAGCACTCCAGTCCGCAACT
- a CDS encoding SPL family radical SAM protein, with translation MRVHQCHLKTGIRPTPEFHKKGLATHAVNVGTKCGHGCLYCSSGAVLRTHRSFKACGENPFGFGYAIVDPSTPERVARDAKHIHKRGLVQLCTFSDAWAPEAQEYQLGRRCLEAILSQTDWTVRVLTKNAAIRDDFDFIEENRDRVLIGLSITAALPKAGTVQILEPNTSSIQDRMLAVVEAAARGLRTYAMFCPLLPGIADSPEDIEQLVKFAIDCRAEEIFVEPVNPRGPGLRLCQEALQQNGYQTEAEAIGIIRRRASWSNYVTELIANVQQAVRKHSDISKLRFLLYPSGLRPEDKARIERDDAGVVWLG, from the coding sequence ATGAGAGTACATCAGTGTCACCTGAAGACCGGAATACGGCCAACGCCCGAGTTCCACAAGAAGGGCCTCGCAACCCACGCGGTCAACGTAGGAACGAAGTGCGGCCACGGCTGCTTGTACTGCAGTTCCGGGGCAGTTCTTCGTACGCATCGGTCTTTCAAGGCATGCGGCGAGAACCCTTTCGGTTTCGGCTATGCGATCGTCGATCCAAGCACGCCAGAGCGGGTAGCACGAGACGCAAAACACATCCACAAGCGAGGTCTGGTGCAACTGTGCACGTTCAGTGACGCCTGGGCCCCCGAGGCCCAGGAGTACCAACTCGGACGCCGTTGCCTGGAGGCAATCCTGTCGCAGACGGACTGGACGGTCCGGGTTCTCACGAAGAACGCCGCGATCCGAGACGATTTCGATTTCATCGAGGAGAATCGCGACCGCGTCCTGATAGGCCTGAGCATCACTGCCGCCCTACCCAAGGCCGGAACGGTCCAGATCCTCGAACCCAATACTTCTTCCATCCAGGATCGGATGCTGGCGGTGGTCGAAGCCGCGGCTCGTGGACTGAGAACATACGCCATGTTCTGCCCCCTGCTGCCGGGAATCGCTGATTCCCCGGAGGACATTGAGCAACTCGTCAAGTTCGCGATCGATTGCCGGGCTGAAGAGATCTTCGTCGAGCCCGTGAATCCTCGCGGACCCGGTTTGCGACTTTGCCAGGAAGCCCTGCAGCAGAACGGCTACCAGACAGAAGCCGAGGCGATCGGGATCATTCGCCGGAGGGCCAGTTGGTCGAATTACGTGACGGAACTGATCGCCAACGTCCAGCAGGCGGTGCGAAAGCACTCAGATATCTCAAAGCTGCGGTTCCTGCTCTATCCGTCGGGGCTGCGACCGGAGGACAAAGCGAGAATCGAACGGGATGATGCGGGAGTGGTGTGGCTGGGGTGA
- a CDS encoding HU family DNA-binding protein, which translates to MAITKRDLIARIAESTGLTRRCAKGVVQAFFDEVIRELTQGNRIELRGFGVFETRTAAPRMAQNPKTLKKVRVPAKCRAVFKPGRLMKDQMNGHLCRSGSRTSFLL; encoded by the coding sequence ATGGCCATCACCAAAAGGGACCTCATCGCACGCATCGCTGAGAGCACGGGCCTCACGCGCAGATGTGCCAAGGGTGTGGTCCAGGCGTTCTTCGATGAAGTTATCCGTGAGCTGACCCAGGGCAATCGCATCGAACTTCGCGGTTTCGGCGTATTCGAGACGAGAACCGCCGCACCGCGGATGGCCCAGAATCCCAAGACTCTCAAGAAGGTTCGCGTCCCAGCCAAGTGTAGGGCGGTGTTCAAACCGGGACGACTGATGAAGGATCAGATGAACGGCCATCTGTGCAGGTCTGGATCAAGGACCAGCTTTCTGTTATGA
- a CDS encoding tyrosine-type recombinase/integrase — protein sequence MVTKKVSVSRKWLEPIPEEDGIKIPRSEWVKKRRHCWIVRWYSTAGKRHGKLFDKRKEAERYARKLQVLVDSGKQDEPSKITLGQFVEEHKKVMRGQVAHATLMDQLRALHLLQEFVGKDMLLQRITSRDAEAFIASRIEAGLKTGSVNKDIRTLKRVFNLAIEPRGYLRDGQNPFAKIRERKQTAKNIRYVTVPEYRALMEAAGSLWWKALLSTAYCCGLRRSEILNLTWADIDFDAQRVRVRPKESGIQTIRWEPKDHQHRVVPMSNETAQFLVDLQAEAPEAFPYIFIPPKRFHRIKERLESGRWNDRKAVINNLTRGFEVIRSKAGVSKCTPHDLRRSAITNWAQELPVQVVQEFAGHSNIATTRKYYLTVRAEDVERASQLMNRMLSASRALDTKPTQNGGAK from the coding sequence ATGGTGACAAAGAAAGTAAGCGTTAGCCGTAAATGGCTGGAGCCGATACCCGAGGAAGACGGGATCAAGATCCCGCGATCCGAGTGGGTCAAGAAGAGACGGCACTGCTGGATAGTCAGGTGGTACAGCACGGCCGGCAAGCGACACGGCAAGCTCTTTGACAAGCGAAAAGAGGCGGAGCGATACGCCCGAAAGCTGCAGGTACTGGTCGACTCAGGTAAACAAGACGAACCCAGCAAGATCACCCTGGGTCAGTTCGTTGAAGAGCACAAAAAGGTCATGAGGGGGCAGGTAGCACATGCCACGCTCATGGATCAATTGAGGGCTTTGCACCTACTCCAGGAATTCGTGGGTAAGGATATGCTTCTCCAGCGGATCACTTCCCGAGACGCCGAGGCCTTCATCGCCTCTCGAATAGAGGCCGGGCTGAAGACAGGTAGTGTCAACAAGGACATACGAACTCTCAAGAGGGTCTTCAACCTGGCGATCGAGCCCCGAGGATATCTACGCGACGGGCAGAACCCATTCGCCAAGATCCGGGAAAGGAAGCAGACGGCCAAGAACATCCGGTATGTGACCGTTCCGGAGTACAGGGCGCTGATGGAAGCTGCGGGAAGTCTCTGGTGGAAAGCGCTGCTTTCCACGGCCTACTGTTGCGGTCTCCGGAGAAGCGAAATCCTAAACCTTACCTGGGCTGATATTGACTTTGATGCCCAGCGGGTCCGTGTCCGTCCCAAGGAGAGTGGCATCCAGACGATACGATGGGAGCCCAAGGACCATCAGCATCGGGTCGTACCCATGTCAAACGAGACGGCCCAGTTCCTCGTGGACCTACAGGCAGAGGCACCAGAAGCCTTTCCGTACATCTTCATCCCTCCCAAACGCTTCCACCGGATCAAGGAACGGCTGGAGTCTGGGCGTTGGAATGACCGAAAGGCGGTGATTAACAACCTGACGCGGGGATTCGAAGTGATTCGTTCGAAGGCTGGCGTCAGCAAATGCACACCCCACGACCTCCGGCGATCCGCGATCACGAACTGGGCCCAGGAGCTGCCGGTACAGGTGGTCCAGGAGTTTGCCGGCCATTCCAATATCGCCACGACGAGAAAGTACTACCTGACTGTCCGGGCAGAAGACGTGGAGCGGGCGAGCCAACTGATGAACCGCATGCTTTCGGCGTCGCGAGCACTTGACACAAAACCGACACAAAACGGGGGTGCCAAGTGA